The region TGGGGCTTGCAGTTTTCTTAATCGGGGTAAATGCGCTGGTTTGGCAAGCTGTTTATGCCCGAGAAGGAAACCGCACCCTCACCGTCGCCTTTTTGAGTATCGGCCAGGGTGACGGCATTTTTATCGAAGCTCCGAACGGCAACCAGATGATGATTGACGGAGGACCGGGGAAAATTGTGCTAAGCGAGCTCGGCTCTGTCATGCCCTTTTTTGACCATTCCATCGATCTTCTTTTAGTCACCAATCCGGACAAGGACCATTTTGGAGGATTTATTGACGTCCTCAATCGATACAAAGTTACGACCGTCATTGAACCCGGCACACATTCAGACACAGGGACATACAAGGAATTTGAAAAGGATATTCAAAAGGAAAATGCAGAGAGAGTTATTGCGAAGAGAGGCATGGATGTTGAACTTGGTGGCGGCGTTGTGTTCCATATTTTCTTTCCTGACCGAGATGTGTTGGGACTTGCGAGCAATGAAGGCTCAATAGTGGGAAAACTTACCTATGGGAAAAGGTCGATTCTTTTCATGGGGGACTCTGTTCAAAATGTTGAAAAATATATTGTTCAAATAGACGGCACGGCACTCGATAGCGACATACTCAAAGTCGGACACCATGGTTCAAGAACTTCAACATCCCTCGAATTACTTCAGGCGTCTACTCCGGATATTGCTGTCATTTCTTCCGGAAAAAACAACACCTACGGTCATCCCCACAAAGAGACTTTGGATAATTTGGCGAAAAATAAAATAAAAATGTTGAACACAGCAGACGAGGGAAGACTAATTTTCACTACCGACGGGATAGGGGAGTGGGTAAAGAACTAACCCCGACGGGAGGTCGGGGTTAGTTCTTTTTTCTCTTCAGGCTAACACCTAACAGCTAGTAGCTAAAAGCTAAATTATTCCCGCCTTCTTCAAAGTCGCGTACGCGCCATTTTTATTTATCGTCTTGATTGCGCGAGTGGAAAGAGTCAAGGTAATGGATTTCTTCAGTTCAGGAATGTAAATCTTCTTCTTTTGCAGATTGGGATATTTGCGAATCATGCCGGTAGGGTTAAACTGCGTCGCACGAGTGCGGTTTGAATACCCCCCTCCGATTCTCGATGTTTTTTTTGTTACTGGGCAGATTTTTGACATTTGATTCGAAATTAGTGTTTGGACATGATATCATGAGAATGCAAATAAGCAACCCGAGCCAACGTGTAACGCAAAACGTGTAACGTGTCCTAAACCCGTTCGGGTCGGACTAGGGTAGCGTCTGAAAAGAGAATTTCTCCTTCTTACGTTACATGTTACATGGGCGAAAATTTTACAATAGTTTCACTATTGAAAATCTTTCGACCTGATTTTTCTGGCGGAAAAATCAGCTACACGTTACACTATCTTCATTATGGACTCCAACATCATCTTCACCATTTTAATCCTCATCTTTTCCGTCGTCATCCACGAAGTTTCTCACGGATATGCCGCGCTTTTTCTGGGCGACCCGACCGCAAAATTTGAAGGACGGCTCACGTTGAATCCCCTGAAGCATCTTGATCCTGTCGGCTCTGTTATCCTCCCAATTTTTTTAGCCCTCATTCCACCCCATTTCGTTTTTGGATGGGCAAAACCGGTTCCGTACAATCCGTACAATCTTAGAAATCAAAGATGGGGAAGCGCAATTGTAGCCTTTGCGGGACCTCTGTCCAACCTTGTGATTGCCGTGCTTTTCTCACTTCTCATTCGCTTTCATGAAAATATTACTTTTGTTCCCGATACTTTTTTTACGCTTGCTGGCGGTG is a window of Candidatus Taylorbacteria bacterium DNA encoding:
- a CDS encoding site-2 protease family protein encodes the protein MDSNIIFTILILIFSVVIHEVSHGYAALFLGDPTAKFEGRLTLNPLKHLDPVGSVILPIFLALIPPHFVFGWAKPVPYNPYNLRNQRWGSAIVAFAGPLSNLVIAVLFSLLIRFHENITFVPDTFFTLAGGVVLINLILAIFNLVPIPPLDGSKILFAFLPASLDSVRLALEKYGMILVLFFILFLWQFLNPIIFSVFYFLIE
- a CDS encoding bL28 family ribosomal protein, with the protein product MSKICPVTKKTSRIGGGYSNRTRATQFNPTGMIRKYPNLQKKKIYIPELKKSITLTLSTRAIKTINKNGAYATLKKAGII
- a CDS encoding MBL fold metallo-hydrolase, which codes for MNLKDKIRLGLAVFLIGVNALVWQAVYAREGNRTLTVAFLSIGQGDGIFIEAPNGNQMMIDGGPGKIVLSELGSVMPFFDHSIDLLLVTNPDKDHFGGFIDVLNRYKVTTVIEPGTHSDTGTYKEFEKDIQKENAERVIAKRGMDVELGGGVVFHIFFPDRDVLGLASNEGSIVGKLTYGKRSILFMGDSVQNVEKYIVQIDGTALDSDILKVGHHGSRTSTSLELLQASTPDIAVISSGKNNTYGHPHKETLDNLAKNKIKMLNTADEGRLIFTTDGIGEWVKN